A window of the Gossypium hirsutum isolate 1008001.06 chromosome A05, Gossypium_hirsutum_v2.1, whole genome shotgun sequence genome harbors these coding sequences:
- the LOC121229664 gene encoding receptor-like protein CLAVATA2, which produces MELKWNVPVFRPWIPSKLPSLPLLLMLVLSLCLFSPTKCLDLDPDDKSSLLCFNSSVQDPNRSLATWVGSNCTNWTGISCENRTGRVVSVNLANMSLSGKVLPCLCNLSFLEYLNLSGNNFNGTIPTCFGQLANLKTIDLSYNSFSGVLPDNITRLGQLRELVLNANRQLGGDLPWWIGNFSSNLEKLDLSSNSFNGEMPDSLFHLKSLRHLDLGYNYISGNVHEFYQSLEFLGLASNKLFGTLPCFSASTKSLTVLTLASNSLVGGIPTCIASLEALAHLNLSFNHMSYGISPRLVFTEKLLVLDLSFNDLSGPLPGKIAEATEKSGLVLLDLSHNRFSGKIPLKITELKSLQALFLSHNLLTGEIPARIGNLTYLQVVDLSHNSLSGSIPLDIVGCFQLLALILNNNNLSGEIQPELDALDSLKILDVSHNKISGEIPLTLAGLKSLEVVDLSSNNLSGTLNDAITKWLNLKYLSLAHNKFSGNLPSWLFTFEAIQVIDFSGNKFAGFIPDGNFNISFRSNNGNSVRDPKVPFISVKSVEIKVSAMVIDTSELSFNFKVSSMVGIDLSDNLLRGEIPNVLFEVEGLEYLNLSYNYLDGQLPSLEKMWNLRALDLSHNSLSGQIPGNISTLKDLILLNLSYNSFSGSVPVNQGYQRFPGAYAGNPDLCVESSGEGCERGSPPAEPGKTFEEVEGPILVWVFCVSAFVSFYLGVVGLFCSARARSYILQTKV; this is translated from the coding sequence ATGGAACTCAAATGGAATGTTCCCGTTTTTCGCCCCTGGATACCCTCAAAATTACCTTCGCTGCCACTCTTGCTAATGCTAGTACTATCTCTGTGTCTCTTTAGCCCTACTAAGTGTCTTGATCTTGACCCTGACGACAAATCCTCACTGTTATGCTTTAATTCATCAGTTCAAGACCCTAACCGGAGCTTAGCAACCTGGGTGGGGTCGAATTGCACGAATTGGACTGGTATTTCTTGTGAAAACCGAACCGGTCGTGTTGTCTCTGTGAACCTGGCTAATATGAGCTTGTCCGGTAAAGTGCTCCCTTGTTTATGTAACCTATCATTTCTTGAATACTTGAATTTATCTGGGAATAATTTCAATGGCACAATTCCAACATGTTTTGGTCAATTGGCTAATCTTAAAACAATTGATCTTAGTTACAATAGCTTTAGTGGGGTTCTACCTGATAATATCACTAGACTTGGCCAATTGAGAGAACTTGTCTTGAATGCAAACCGGCAACTCGGTGGTGATTTGCCGTGGTGGATCGGTAACTTCTCAAGTAATTTGGAAAAACTTGACTTGAGTTCAAATTCATTCAATGGGGAGATGCCTGACAGCTTATTTCATTTGAAGTCTTTGAGGCATTTGGATCTCGGATACAATTATATATCAGGGAATGTTCATGAGTTTTATCAGTCATTGGAGTTTCTCGGTCTTGCTTCAAATAAGTTGTTTGGTACTTTACCTTGTTTTTCTGCTTCTACAAAGAGTCTAACTGTTCTGACATTGGCCAGCAATTCTCTTGTTGGAGGAATACCTACTTGTATTGCCTCATTGGAAGCATTGGCACATCTTAACCTATCATTTAATCACATGAGTTATGGCATATCTCCAAGACTCGTGTTTACAGAAAAGCTGCTTGTATTGGATTTGAGTTTCAATGATTTATCAGGCCCTCTTCCGGGGAAAATTGCTGAGGCAACTGAAAAATCAGGCCTTGTTCTTCTCGACCTCTCTCACAACCGGTTTTCTGGTAAAATCCCATTGAAGATCACCGAGCTGAAAAGCTTGCAAGCATTGTTTCTTTCTCATAATCTTCTTACAGGGGAAATCCCAGCAAGGATTGGAAATTTAACTTATCTCCAAGTGGTCGATCTGTCGCATAACTCCTTATCAGGTTCAATTCCATTAGATATTGTTGGGTGTTTTCAGTTACTTGCATTGATACTCAACAACAACAATCTTTCCGGTGAAATTCAACCTGAGCTCGACGCATTGGATAGCTTGAAGATATTGGATGTAAGCCACAACAAGATATCTGGTGAAATCCCACTAACCTTGGCAGGGTTAAAATCACTGGAGGTTGTAGATTTGAGCTCCAACAACCTGTCTGGAACGTTGAATGACGCGATAACCAAATGGTTGAACCTCAAGTATCTTTCCCTAGCTCATAACAAATTTAGTGGGAATCTACCTAGCTGGTTATTCACATTTGAAGCAATTCAGGTGATCGATTTCTCTGGGAACAAATTCGCGGGCTTCATACCAGATGGTAACTTCAATATTAGCTTCCGCAGTAACAATGGTAACAGTGTTAGAGACCCTAAAGTGCCATTTATTTCAGTTAAAAGTGTTGAGATAAAAGTCTCTGCCATGGTCATTGATACTAGTgaattaagcttcaattttaaGGTGTCCTCGATGGTTGGAATTGACTTATCGGATAACTTGTTACGGGGCGAGATTCCAAATGTTCTCTTTGAAGTAGAGGGATTGGAATATCtaaatttatcatataactaTCTCGATGGACAGCTTCCGAGTTTGGAGAAAATGTGGAACTTAAGGGCCTTGGATTTGTCACATAATTCCTTATCTGGCCAGATTCCTGGAAATATCTCAACCCTGAAAGATCTGATACTCTTGAATTTGTCATATAACAGTTTCTCTGGATCTGTTCCTGTTAACCAGGGATATCAAAGATTCCCGGGAGCATATGCTGGTAACCCGGACTTATGTGTGGAGTCATCTGGTGAGGGATGTGAAAGAGGCAGCCCCCCTGCAGAGCCTGGGAAGACATTTGAAGAAGTTGAGGGACCAATATTGGTTTGGGTGTTTTGTGTAAGTGCCTTTGTTAGTTTCTATTTAGGTGTTGTGGGACTCTTCTGTTCGGCTCGAGCTAGGAGTTACATCCTTCAGACAAAAGTTTAA